A stretch of DNA from Cannabis sativa cultivar Pink pepper isolate KNU-18-1 chromosome X, ASM2916894v1, whole genome shotgun sequence:
ATTGACCATTTGATGTCTTAATATCCTATTTACACAGAGGCAGTAATGGAATTGATCGAAGTCAACAATTAGAACATGAAACTAGTCTAACTCTTAGTCTTAAAAGCTATCTAGAAGATCAAATATTTGTTGTTTTAACGCAAATAGGACATTTTGTTCAACGATTACTCTTTCCCTCGGCAACAATGGAAAGCAGCTTGGAGACCCCTTGAGTCCAGAGTTCATAGTCACTCTGAGTCTTGCACTCGAACTCCACAAGCCCACGTGCCTCTGTTTTCAATCCAAAGTAACGACGCTGATCCGCACCATCGAACAAATGTCGTCCTGGCCAAGCCGGCATGTCCTTACAAACTTCCAGCACAACATCTACAAAGATTTACAAGGCAATAAGGTGTCATGACAAAATGTTTCAACCTTAGATGCTTCAAAAAATAACAGCCAAGCCAACTActtactctttttcttcttGGTGAATGTCCCACCTACGTGCTTGCTTTTCATTTTCAGCATCACCTACAAAAAGGGGTTTAATCAAACAGAACAATGTGTTTTATGAACTATTAGATAAGCCAAAATGGATGATGAATGTCTCACTTACTTGCCCAGATCGATGAATGTAAACAGAGACTATTTTCCAGTGAAGATCACCTGTGATAAAGACCAGTTTGCATTAGAGATATCATTCCTGTGTGGTTTTGAAGGGTTACAAGAGGTTACAAACACAAATCATTATGTTACCTTTTCTTGTTCGTTTGAGTAGCTCAGTCCCCCTAGCTAGAAGATCTTGGTTCCAAACAAGTGGCAAATTTTCTGGAGGGCATATCTCTCCACTGATGTTGGCATTAAGTTGATCCGTACTGGCTTTGCCACAAACACCGAGTGCCATTCCCTTCTCAACTGGTATCACTGCCGCAATGTTCCACACTTCCTTCATGGCCCTCGCCTTCAGTGTCGCCGCACCACGTAAAGCTACCACATTagataaagaaaaaaaaccaaCAATTTATGGCttgaatcttaaaaaaaaactctaacAATTGATGTAAAATGCCGAAACCATATGGAatctttgtgattttttttttattttgtacctCTTTGTATGcaatacaaaattattttacaaattagTTAGTTCTTATGTTAATATTTAGTGTCATTGGTGAAGTTGTAACACCAAAATTTTCATAGATTCTACACTAAATTAGTGAAAACAATTATATCAAAATGCTTGGAGAGGGAAAGAAATCAGGTACCAGTGGCTGCTGCAGCTGTGAGAGTTAGGATATCATCAAAAGAGCGGACATTAACAGCAGAGCTAACCACCGAAGCGAGGTGTTCATGGTCAGCTCCAAGAGACTCAGCAGCCTCAGCACATTGTGCGGCTACTAACGTGGCCGCAGACGCCATGGCTGTGTCTGTTTTGGCTGCTTGCTCATTCTTTCTCGTGGAAGATGAAGCTGCTGTGGCAGCGGCAATGGCAGCCACAGCAGCAGCCACACCGGCCACCGAGACTGCAGCGTGGATCTGAGCATTTTGGGCTCTGCTTTcctctttcttcttttctttcctGTCCTTGAGCCACCTCCCTACAGTCTTGGCTCCGCCTGTGGTGGGGGCATTATTGACATTTCCTGCGCTTGTTCGTCCACCATTGAATAGGTGTTGTATGCTGTTGTTTGAACGGAAGAACTGCATAGTACATAAAATTAATGTAAACTAAGTAAGCTCAGTCTACAGAGTAATGAGTAAAGTAAAGTAGTGATGTTTTTAGTGGAGAAACTAGGCCTAGAAACTAGTTTATTTCACTCCATAATTtatgtttcttttcttttaatgaaTTAACGTTGTCAACATTATTGGAGGAAGGACATCTTTCTTAGGCAAGCATAGCATTCATTATTGTATCAAATGAAATGACAAGACAAGTCAAGCCTGACTAAGGGGATATAAAGTCAATATTAACTGGAATCCATGTTGGTTTTAATGTTGCAGCACTCCTACTGGGGGGTTTAGTATTTGAATGAAAGAAGAACGCTGTTTTGTTTTTTGTGTCAAGAATTTTTATAAAACGAGTAAAGAAAAATATGGGGAACAGAGAGAGACAAACTAGACCTGAGACACTGATTCACTTTGTTTACTTTTTGGATAATAAAGTGTGGTTGGTTGGTGCTTcttatattttattactttataTTTCTActagaatttgaaaaacataaataaataaataaataaattaaactagACCTTGACGACGTCGTCATATTCTTCTGAAGGAGATACTGGAGGGCTGTCTGTCTCTGTCAGAGAACCTCCATTCAAGGGTCCACTGCTGTGGGAGAGTCTACCCGATGTTAATGGTGATACTTCCTGtttaaaaaaacacacacacacaatatGCATTTCaagccaaaaaaataaaacaaggagTAAAAGAATTTTgattcaaagctttgaacttttCTTTCTCAGAGCATATACAAGGACTGAAATTTATCATAAATGTtatgaaaaaggaaaaagagaaagaaagaaagaaacctCTCTCATAGACTGGGACATTATACGGTCGAGGACGAGTTGGGAAGTAACAGAGGAAGCAAAAGAAAACTGGTGTCCGGCCAATATGGGGAGCTCCTCGGATTCTTCTATGACATCTTCAGATATAGATGTATTAGTACAAGAAGAGGAGCTATTGGCAGACTTGGAGGTCATACAAGAAGGGTTactatgattgttattattattgttgttgtttggtGTCAGCAAGGCTTTCGAGACTTGGAGAGCTGAAGCACTCCATGACCTAGAAAGAAACTCCATTGGAGCTCTTGGACTCTCCGGTAGGTGGGTATTGTATTCCGGCCGGCGAAAGCATTTTAGAGATAAGTTCTCTTCCATGGAAGTAGAGTTGTAGTGAGAGTGAGACTGAGACTGAGAAGAAGCAGCAAAAAGGTGGTGGAATGAAATtggtttattgatatttatttatacagGGTAAGGGGTAAGGTGTAAAGGAGTAAGTAAGGACTGGTCAACTGTTGATAAAGGGGGTTTATCTCTGGCTGTCTGGCTTTGGAGTAATGGCATGTGGGGATGTGTACTACTTTTGCTGTGGCAATAAGAAAAGCTAATTGTGAGTTGTGAGGAGTGACCACAAAGGAAGAGCTTTTATATTAGCTTTCATTAAAAACTCTTAGTTATGACTAATTAGTTATCTTTTGGCTGTCTTATCACAGATTTTTGAGTATTAATGTTAGTGATTTGTACAAAAGAAGAGAATCAAAGATGCTTTTGTTATTTCCCCCGCTGAAGGTGGGGCTGCTGGCCTATATGTTTGGGGTTGTATGGCCTATGTGATCTTAGTATGCGTATCATGTGAATTTGTGATTAATCTCTTTGTTCAAAAAGCGCTTTAGCTAAGATTGTATGGTGTAATTAACtactttttttaagaaaaaaagaagggTTTTTTGATTAACACTCTTATcgatttcttctctttttctgTCTTTTCTTTTTCACTTTTCAGCAAACTATTGTATCGGCTAAGGTCAACAAGGACTGCCTCAATTGCAACGCAACAATGTTGGTGTCACGTTTCAAATCAGCCTGAAATTATCTCAGGCAACTGGCAATGTGCTTTCACATTGTCAATCGTCACAAGCTATAGAGATCAGTTTCGTGTAAACTCTCAATTCAGATGGAAATCTTCTCAGAGGGGATATAAAGCTTAGAAAGGCTATTTATCCATATTACGTCTTCATAAGAGATTATGATTAGCCATATTAATAAAGCTACTCTAGTCTATAAGCTTTTGGATTCAAATTGTTAGATTTTGAAGTTTTCTTTACAATTCAACAAGAATTTCTGGCTCAGTTTTCAAAAGGGGTCCCCAAATACAGAGAAAGATACATAAGAAGTTTTTGGTGGTGGCCTAAGTGATTATGTTCCTAACGAGAAACGAGCCTGAGGTCTTGGCAAGGTCACAGCCGACAGGTTTAGAGGTCCAGACAAATTAAGCTGAgagcatattttatttttccattactGTTTTGGGACACAAATCTGCGCACCAGAGAGAGACTTGTGCTAAAATACGCGTGCCTGCACACGTCATCATCTAATCCCTCAGATCTTTCGTCCAATAAACAAAtgcttttttcaaaatttcagaGCAAAGGGATCAAAGCTGATACAATAAGAGCGACAGCTTTGTTCTTTTTGGATTTTAAGGCATTTGTTTTCTAGCTCATGATTATGGACCATAGAGACAACCTTTATTCCTTTTGCCACATTTTCCCAATGATCATTACCACCTTTCATTTTCTATATCAGTTCAAATTATGTACTTTCTTACTTCCGAGTTATTCAAGCCCTTTGCCatttacttttctttctttgtttttttttttttctttttccaagtGTGAATATGTGATTTTAGGAAGCATGCATTAACAAGAAGGATATTCAGTTGTAATAGAACAACATAAGGTAAGTTTAATATCATCAATATATGGCAGTAAAGGCAAGTTGCACGCTTTGTATGAAGAATGCATAAATGTGATTTGCGAGCATAAAATAATAGTTTATGCATAATGGCATATAAAGTAAAATTCAGAACCATTCAACCATGCCCTCAACCTATAGTATGCCCATTTGCTTTCTTTTGCTCCCTCCATTAAGATAAGAAGGATTCTACCTGTTTTTCTCTTTCCAAAAATTCAAAACTAAAGGGAAAGTGTTAGCTCACATCAACATCAAATGATCCAAAGTAGGATTCTCCCACTTAATGATGATGATTACATCCACAATCCACTTACTTCATTAGATTATCTTTAAGGAAAAGGACTTTACTTACTAATCTTTTTGGGGTTTTCTAGTACCACATTAATTCACAACAGTATTGATCCTCGTTCCCACTGTATATTGTGAATTTTTGTGGAAATCTAAACCTGTAAGCTTAAGTTAAAAGTTAATGAAGGCCTCTAATTGTACTGATGCTTATATCACAGTTCTGAAAAGCATTAGATAAAGCTACAAAAAGAGATAAAAACATCTTCGATGCATTAGTAAAATATATCAGAACTCGGTAAACAGCTTTTGACTAGAACTAAACATTCTTTCcagacatattttaaaatacaaacagATGATTTCCAACACAAAATAAAGATCATATGAGATTTAGTACCTAATTTCGTGAATCCCATGAGGCAGGCAGAAATTGAATTATATCCTAGTTATATATATAGAgcataattaatattccaaggACCTAGATGAATGACAAGATTAGCAATACAGCATCAGCACCAGACACTGAACCAGAGAGCACAGCTATTAAAgcttttactttatttatttactagACTAGGTTACTAAACCTTCCTAACCAATCAGCCAAAAGTGAATAAAGATTACTTACTCCACACTTGGAATCCAAGAAAtttatttcaataaaaaataatattttccaaAACTTTTGGTGGGTCATTTCCTGTTGTACAATAGTCGTTTCTTTTCTTCTATGTATGAAGAGACCTACACTAATGGGAAGCAAACAAACAGAGTAACaacagaaaaataataataaaagataatGCTAAATTGCTAATCAGCATGACGAAGAAATTTCCATTATTTCGCCTTGCAATAGCAATTGTTATAGCACAAAAGGCAGTTTTATCTATTAGATTGCAAACCACTGCCACCATAATACTGCCTGGTGGTTTCACGGGAAAATTCAGCAAAAGTCATACCGTCCTTTAACCGAGACGATAGAGGTGGTACAATCTTCTCGATTTCTTCAATTCTCTCACCGaagccttcttcttcttcctcttcggAAGTCAACAGGTTCAGACATCGGTCCTCTAAACTTAAGCACTTCATAGGGTAACCCGAAATGCACAGAACTTTGTCCCATGCTGGCTGTAAGAACACCACAAAAGTTTCTCTGCTCAAATTTTCATACTTTCCAGGTCTTGAAACAGAGTGTAGAGTCGCCCGAAGCTTGCCTTTTGAAAGTACCTCAGCTGATTCCCCAACCTGAATGATAAAATTTTCAGGAGAGGAATTCGCCATGAAAATACCTTTCTTGTTGCGATCGTATATTTGCAAGCATGTGTGGCCATTGGGGTAGCCACATTCTTCATGACGAGACTCCAttaattcatcttcttcttcttcttcaattttttgcaAGAGAAAAAGAGGTGCTGTCAGAATAGTAAAAATCCCATAATCATAGTGCCATTGCTGCCATAAATCTAAACCTGAGCATGCCTTTGAAGCTCCCGGCTCATCATGGGCTTGCTTTCTCTTCTGTTCATGTTTCGAATTCCCTCTTTTTTTCTTCGCACTATGTTTCAGAAGAAGCCGCGTATCCAGCTTCGAATGATAATGAATGAGACGCCCCTTGGACGCACGCGACTCTAACAAACTCTGCTCCAATTCTCGGCCTCCAATAGCGGAATCGCAGACTCGAGCGAGTCGGAGCCCGAGTTCCATCATGAAAAACCCTAGCTCCGTCAAATCACTTCCCAGGCTCTCAAACTCCTTCGCCCGATCATTAAACAATAAATCTCCTCCTGAATTCGAATTCTTCTCGAAGTACCTCAGTTGCATCGCAAAAGATGACACATTTCTACACGGATTCTTCAACGGGACGTCACTTCCCAATTTGTTATCCTAAACCCAATAAATAAATACGATCATAATCGAAAAATCGATTGTAGCTTCTAGAACCCAATTTCCATTACTCACCTTGAGGATGCGATTGCGTTGGTCGGAATCGAGAAGAGCGAGATTGCGAGCGAGTGGGAGGCAATGGCGGAGAACGGAGTAATTGGGGACGCCGGAAACTGATAATAGGCCTGGACCCATGGGCCCTAGGGTTTCCATTATGTGTCGTTTGACAATGTCTAGTCTCTGAAGCTCTGCCGGAGACGAAGAAGGCGATTGAACATAATCTGAGGATAGGATTAGGAGATCAGAGTAATGGAGTTCGAAAAGCTCAAAGCCTTCGGCTTTTTCCATTGTCGCTGAATGTTGTTAGTCTCGTCTAAGTATTGGAGATCagtataatatttttcaaaagaaaaacaaaatcgcgccattttttatatttaatcattAATATATGGCTCATTTacagtatttttcttttttctttttttaaaaaaaaaaactaacatctTTATTCACAAAGCCAAAAATTACAAAGAATTAGAGAGGTCAGCTTTACAAATATCAGCCAACCACTCGGGTAAAAAATGAGAGAAGGCTTGAGTGATTTTGTTCTCAAGACTTTTCTTAACTAGCCTATGGGCTACTTCATTATTCTTTCTTTTAACAAAAATGAGCTTTGTACAAAGGGGAAAAATCTGGTGCCTCTTAATCTTGTTGATGACTATATTAACATCACTTAATGTATTTTCCTTAACCTTGAAACTTTCCACCAGCAATTTGCAATCAGTTCTTATTTCAAAGGCCTGATTTTCACCAATTGGGGACGCCTTCAAAGCAGCAGCAATGGCTTCTGCTTCAGCCATGATCGTCGGACAGATAGCAGGGAGAAAACTCATCCCAGCCGAGAGCGTGTTGCCCTTCCAATCTCTCCAAACGAACCCCAAACCAACGCCCACCTGACCTAGAATTACAGCAACATCACAGTGAACACAAACCATACCTTCAGGAGGAGATAACCAGGTGCCTTCTTTATTGATTTCTGGTGTGGGAGTCCCTTGCTTCGGATTAATGACTGGCGGGGAATAGCTATTGAAAACCCAATCTATGAGCCTTTCTCCATTCATGACTTGTTTATTATTCCTTTTCCGATTTCTGTTTTCCCAAATGGCCCAAAGGATCTTAATGACTTCCTCAAACTCGACTGTTGATAACTTGTTATTGAATTCTGTTAGAATATCGAACATGGACTGACCTTTGCTATCTTTGATGTGTTTGTATAAAGGCAGCAGCTTCCACACCTGTTTCGCCTTTTTGCAAGACCACAAAGCATGAGTTAAGGATTCAATATACCTACCACACATATCACACGTATTGTCAATCTTCATTCCCCTATGAGTCAAATTAAGTTTAGCTGGGAGCCAATTATGACATAACTTCCAACCAAATAATTTGATTCGAGGGGGAAGGTTAAGTTGCCACCATTTTTTTCACCAATCATGTGTTTGTTCCATGTTCGAACAACGGGTAGGACTAAGGTGTAATTCCCGAGCTACTCTATATCCACTTCTAACCACATACTCACCGTTTGATGTGAACGGCCATATGAGAGAATCCTCCATATATATGTTCACGGGGGTGCCCAAAATCCAAGGGACATCCTCGTGATGAAAGTATGTATGTATAGCCTCTTTTTCCCATTCACCATCTTCATTTAACAACTCATGGATAGTAGAGTTAGGAGCCAACCTCGGATGCCGATATAAAATTGTTCCATTTTGCCTAGGAATCCATTTATCTTCCCAAATGTGAGTGTGTCGACCATTTCCAATTCTCCAACGAGCCCCCTCTTGAATTATTTGTCTTCCCCAAATTATTCATTTCCATATGCTAGAAGCTCCTTGAGGGCATTTAGCCGTGAGGAAATTTGTCTCCGGGTAGTAGCAATTTTTTAACACCTTAGTTAAGAGAGTATTCGGTCTGTGAATTAGCCGCCACCCTTGTTTGGCTAGCAAGGCTTGGTTGAACTCCATTAGGCTTCGGAAGCCTAAACCCCCCCTCTTCTTTCGGTCTACAAAGTTTATCCCAAGTACTCCAATgtatctttttattttcttttgtgtcaccccaccaaaaattggCCGCCAAGGAGTGGAGATTCTTGACCAATTTTTTTGGGAGACGGAagcaatcaaactaaaaatataatttttttttagaaaaaaaccttattaaacattaaaaaaatctgaatttaaaattcataaaaaataaaaaatttaattaaattactataaaaaatattaaaattcctttcataattatttttttaaaaaaataaaacaaataaaattatagtgatcgccgaagttgtcactcgtgccggaaaagtcaccgaagTTTACTGTCGGCATCGGAAAATTTGTCAGAGTAGCcgccggtgccggaaaagtcgccggagttgctgccggcgccgaaaaagtcgtcagaattagcattgtccctggaaaaatcaccaagaaaaccggtttcttaatgaagaagaaaccagtttcttggtgatttttccagtaATTTTACCAgt
This window harbors:
- the LOC115704082 gene encoding VAN3-binding protein, encoding MEENLSLKCFRRPEYNTHLPESPRAPMEFLSRSWSASALQVSKALLTPNNNNNNNNHSNPSCMTSKSANSSSSCTNTSISEDVIEESEELPILAGHQFSFASSVTSQLVLDRIMSQSMREEVSPLTSGRLSHSSGPLNGGSLTETDSPPVSPSEEYDDVVKFFRSNNSIQHLFNGGRTSAGNVNNAPTTGGAKTVGRWLKDRKEKKKEESRAQNAQIHAAVSVAGVAAAVAAIAAATAASSSTRKNEQAAKTDTAMASAATLVAAQCAEAAESLGADHEHLASVVSSAVNVRSFDDILTLTAAAATALRGAATLKARAMKEVWNIAAVIPVEKGMALGVCGKASTDQLNANISGEICPPENLPLVWNQDLLARGTELLKRTRKGDLHWKIVSVYIHRSGQVMLKMKSKHVGGTFTKKKKNVVLEVCKDMPAWPGRHLFDGADQRRYFGLKTEARGLVEFECKTQSDYELWTQGVSKLLSIVAEGKSNR
- the LOC115704285 gene encoding uncharacterized protein LOC115704285; its protein translation is MEKAEGFELFELHYSDLLILSSDYVQSPSSSPAELQRLDIVKRHIMETLGPMGPGLLSVSGVPNYSVLRHCLPLARNLALLDSDQRNRILKDNKLGSDVPLKNPCRNVSSFAMQLRYFEKNSNSGGDLLFNDRAKEFESLGSDLTELGFFMMELGLRLARVCDSAIGGRELEQSLLESRASKGRLIHYHSKLDTRLLLKHSAKKKRGNSKHEQKRKQAHDEPGASKACSGLDLWQQWHYDYGIFTILTAPLFLLQKIEEEEEDELMESRHEECGYPNGHTCLQIYDRNKKGIFMANSSPENFIIQVGESAEVLSKGKLRATLHSVSRPGKYENLSRETFVVFLQPAWDKVLCISGYPMKCLSLEDRCLNLLTSEEEEEEGFGERIEEIEKIVPPLSSRLKDGMTFAEFSRETTRQYYGGSGLQSNR
- the LOC133032054 gene encoding uncharacterized protein LOC133032054, with the protein product MKIDNTCDMCGRYIESLTHALWSCKKAKQVWKLLPLYKHIKDSKGQSMFDILTEFNNKLSTVEFEEVIKILWAIWENRNRKRNNKQVMNGERLIDWVFNSYSPPVINPKQGTPTPEINKEGTWLSPPEGMVCVHCDVAVILGQVGVGLGFVWRDWKGNTLSAGMSFLPAICPTIMAEAEAIAAALKASPIGENQAFEIRTDCKLLVESFKVKENTLSDVNIVINKIKRHQIFPLCTKLIFVKRKNNEVAHRLVKKSLENKITQAFSHFLPEWLADICKADLSNSL